One Hydrogenophaga crassostreae genomic region harbors:
- the lnt gene encoding apolipoprotein N-acyltransferase: MRSLFGNLHPTSGLLPLSDQPQRHVAKGSAWLWALVCLAAGAVQAASLAWPPQAWAWPATSPGAPSGLWQVVSLAVLVLALLRAQRVGQAAWRGWLFAWSWLACTFSWLFVSMHTYGGLADWMAVLAVLALAGGMALFYAGAACAMAILAPRSRGGQVLLFAALWTMAELARGSWFTGLPWGAGGYAQADTMSGLAPWVGVYGMGALAAMLAYALAIAVHWLPLPFLGATPHGLARLSRPSFATRWLNRAVALALVALLVGLQWNHRWQDAALAETSSTGDLNVWLLQGNIAQNEKFETGTGVAQALAWYPQQIADAQAAVKRRAANAPQLVVAPETAIPMLPQQLSADAFWRPFLRHIADQPEAQPEQSMAVLVGLPLGAFETGYTNSAWGITSETAGRAMGLIADAPDGSYLQPGGGNYPGAGFYRYSKHHLVPFGEFIPPWFRWFTDLMHIPLGDFARGATVQPPWALAGQRVAPNICYEDLFGEELAASFRVSEEAPTVLVNLSNIAWFGDMSATDQHLQISRLRAMELGRPMLRATNTGATAVIDHRGTVTHLLPRTTQGRLEAQTQGRSGLTPFAQWAGTFGLWPAWALCGGVLLMALLAKLLRYTLASAKPRRG; the protein is encoded by the coding sequence ATGCGCAGCCTGTTTGGCAACCTGCACCCAACATCTGGTTTGCTGCCGTTGAGTGACCAGCCACAGCGCCATGTGGCCAAAGGTTCGGCATGGCTCTGGGCCTTGGTGTGCCTGGCCGCCGGTGCGGTTCAGGCCGCTTCGCTCGCCTGGCCCCCGCAAGCCTGGGCCTGGCCCGCCACCTCTCCAGGGGCGCCCAGCGGCCTGTGGCAAGTTGTCTCCCTGGCCGTGCTCGTGCTCGCGTTGCTGCGTGCCCAGCGCGTCGGGCAGGCCGCGTGGCGCGGCTGGCTGTTTGCCTGGAGCTGGCTGGCCTGCACGTTTTCCTGGCTGTTCGTTTCCATGCATACCTACGGCGGACTCGCCGACTGGATGGCCGTGCTGGCCGTGCTGGCGCTGGCTGGCGGCATGGCGCTGTTCTACGCCGGAGCCGCTTGCGCCATGGCCATACTGGCGCCACGGTCCCGAGGCGGACAGGTGTTGCTGTTTGCTGCCTTGTGGACCATGGCCGAGCTGGCCCGGGGCAGCTGGTTCACAGGCTTGCCGTGGGGCGCAGGCGGCTATGCACAAGCCGATACCATGAGTGGGCTGGCGCCGTGGGTCGGTGTATACGGCATGGGCGCGCTGGCAGCCATGCTGGCCTATGCACTGGCCATCGCGGTTCATTGGCTGCCATTGCCCTTCTTGGGCGCAACGCCACATGGACTGGCCCGACTTTCCCGCCCTTCTTTCGCCACCAGATGGCTCAATCGGGCAGTGGCGCTGGCGCTGGTGGCGCTGCTCGTGGGCCTTCAGTGGAATCACCGCTGGCAAGACGCTGCGTTGGCGGAAACAAGCTCCACTGGCGACCTGAATGTGTGGCTGCTGCAAGGCAACATCGCGCAGAACGAGAAGTTTGAAACCGGCACCGGCGTGGCCCAGGCACTGGCCTGGTATCCACAACAAATTGCCGACGCCCAGGCCGCAGTCAAACGCCGGGCCGCCAACGCACCCCAGCTGGTCGTGGCCCCCGAGACCGCCATTCCCATGCTGCCGCAACAACTGTCGGCCGACGCATTCTGGCGTCCCTTCCTGCGCCACATTGCCGACCAGCCCGAAGCACAACCAGAACAAAGCATGGCGGTACTGGTGGGTTTGCCGCTTGGCGCCTTTGAAACCGGCTACACCAACTCCGCCTGGGGCATCACCAGCGAAACCGCGGGCCGCGCCATGGGCTTGATCGCTGACGCACCCGACGGCAGCTACCTGCAACCCGGCGGCGGCAACTACCCGGGCGCAGGCTTTTACCGCTACAGCAAACACCACCTGGTGCCGTTTGGCGAGTTCATTCCCCCGTGGTTCCGCTGGTTCACGGACCTGATGCATATTCCGCTGGGTGACTTCGCAAGAGGGGCCACTGTTCAACCGCCGTGGGCCCTTGCTGGTCAGCGCGTCGCTCCCAATATTTGTTATGAAGACTTGTTCGGCGAAGAGCTGGCCGCGTCCTTCAGGGTATCGGAAGAGGCACCCACGGTGCTCGTGAACCTGAGCAACATCGCCTGGTTCGGCGACATGTCGGCCACCGACCAGCACCTGCAGATCTCACGCCTGCGCGCCATGGAGCTGGGTCGCCCCATGTTGCGAGCCACCAATACCGGCGCCACGGCGGTCATTGATCACCGCGGCACGGTCACCCACCTCCTCCCCCGCACCACGCAAGGCCGCCTGGAGGCCCAGACGCAAGGACGAAGCGGGCTCACGCCGTTTGCCCAATGGGCAGGCACCTTCGGTTTATGGCCAGCCTGGGCACTGTGCGGCGGCGTCTTGCTGATGGCCTTGCTGGCCAAGCTGCTTCGCTACACCCTCGCTTCCGCCAAGCCCCGGCGGGGCTGA
- the glyQ gene encoding glycine--tRNA ligase subunit alpha, protein MLTFQQIILKLQSYWDAQGCALLQPIDMEVGAGTSHTATFLRALGPEPWKAAYVQPSRRPKDGRYGENPNRLQHYYQYQVVLKPAPANILELYLGSLEALGFDLKKNDIRFVEDDWENPTLGAWGLGWEVWLNGMEVTQFTYFQQVGGIDCKPATGEITYGLERLAMYLQGVDNVYNLKWTDTLSYGDVYLQNEKEQSAYNFEHADADFLFTAFAAHEKQANHLIASELALPAYEQVLKCAHSFNLLDARGAISVTERAAYMGRIRDLARKVARSYLDSRARLGFPMAPKAWSEEVLAEMAKAEQKKKAA, encoded by the coding sequence ATGTTGACCTTTCAGCAAATCATTTTGAAACTGCAGTCCTATTGGGATGCACAAGGCTGCGCTCTGCTTCAGCCCATCGACATGGAAGTCGGCGCCGGCACCAGCCACACCGCCACCTTTCTGCGCGCACTCGGCCCCGAGCCGTGGAAGGCCGCCTACGTGCAGCCCAGCCGCCGCCCCAAGGACGGCCGTTACGGCGAAAACCCCAACCGCCTGCAGCACTACTACCAATACCAGGTGGTGCTCAAGCCAGCGCCGGCCAACATTCTCGAGCTGTACCTCGGTTCACTCGAAGCGCTGGGCTTCGACCTGAAGAAGAACGACATCCGATTCGTGGAAGACGACTGGGAAAACCCCACGCTGGGGGCCTGGGGCCTGGGCTGGGAAGTCTGGCTCAACGGGATGGAAGTCACGCAGTTCACCTATTTCCAGCAGGTGGGCGGCATCGACTGCAAACCCGCCACCGGCGAAATCACCTACGGCCTGGAGCGCCTGGCCATGTACTTGCAGGGCGTGGACAACGTCTACAACCTGAAGTGGACCGACACGCTGAGCTACGGCGATGTGTACCTGCAAAACGAGAAAGAGCAGTCGGCATACAACTTCGAACACGCCGACGCCGATTTCCTGTTCACCGCTTTTGCGGCTCACGAAAAGCAGGCCAACCACCTGATCGCATCCGAACTCGCTTTGCCCGCCTACGAGCAGGTGCTCAAGTGCGCGCACAGCTTCAACCTGCTCGACGCCCGTGGCGCCATCAGCGTGACCGAACGTGCCGCCTACATGGGGCGCATCCGCGATCTGGCGCGCAAGGTCGCCCGCAGCTACCTCGACAGCCGCGCCCGCCTGGGCTTCCCGATGGCGCCGAAAGCCTGGAGCGAAGAAGTGCTGGCCGAGATGGCCAAAGCCGAACAAAAAAAGAAGGCCGCCTGA
- the glyS gene encoding glycine--tRNA ligase subunit beta has product MTTQNLLVELFVEELPPKALKKLGDAFAQVLADQLKAQGLASADAAVTAFASPRRLAVHVTGVADRAADKAVSQKLMPVSVGLTADGQATPALLKRLGALGADASVVPSLKRAPDGKAEALFFDSIAPGVALAPGLQKALDEALAKLPIPKVMTYQLETDCEQPGWSSVQFVRPAHGLVALHGSTVVPLKVLGLTSGNSTHGHRFEAAVDPVVLKDADSYAATLLQDGSVIASFEARKAEIARQLAAAAAKLGGGCQPIEDDALLEEVTALVERPNVLTCSFETEYLDVPQECLILTMKANQKYFPLLDAQGKLTNQFLVVSNISPDDASAVIQGNERVVRPRLADAKFFFDQDRKKTLASRVEGLGKVVYHNKLGTQGERVERVRAIARAIGQQLGGDVLAKSADSAAQLAKTDLLTDMVGEFPELQGIMGGYYARYDGLSEDIAFAIEDHYKPRFAGDELPRNMAGVVVALADKLETLVGMFGIGNLPTGDKDPFALRRHALGVIRMLVEKDLALNLADLIDMASVTFAGISEFKKSVVMDELEGKFIFDRLAGSLREQGASAQEVDAVLALRPQRLAEVSQRLNAVRAFAALAEAPALAAANKRIGNILKKSEGEGAAVDASLFVEAAEKDLYAAMQATVPVANGQFDAGDYTNSLQTLAALRTPVDAFFDGVMVNAEDPKLKANRLGLLKQLHEAMNRVADLSRLAS; this is encoded by the coding sequence ATGACGACCCAAAACCTCCTCGTAGAACTGTTTGTCGAAGAGCTGCCCCCCAAGGCGCTCAAGAAGCTGGGCGATGCCTTCGCCCAGGTGTTGGCCGACCAGCTCAAAGCCCAAGGTCTGGCCAGCGCTGACGCCGCCGTGACCGCCTTCGCTTCGCCTCGCCGCCTGGCCGTGCATGTGACCGGCGTGGCCGATCGTGCGGCCGACAAAGCCGTGTCGCAAAAACTCATGCCCGTGAGCGTGGGCCTCACCGCCGATGGCCAGGCCACCCCTGCGCTGCTCAAACGCCTGGGCGCGCTCGGTGCCGATGCTTCCGTTGTGCCCAGCCTGAAGCGCGCGCCCGATGGCAAGGCCGAAGCCTTGTTTTTCGACAGCATCGCGCCCGGCGTGGCGCTCGCCCCCGGCCTGCAAAAAGCGCTGGACGAAGCCTTGGCCAAGCTGCCCATTCCCAAGGTCATGACCTACCAGCTGGAAACCGACTGTGAGCAGCCCGGCTGGAGCAGCGTGCAGTTCGTGCGCCCGGCGCACGGTCTGGTGGCTTTGCACGGCAGCACGGTCGTGCCCCTCAAGGTGCTGGGTCTGACCTCCGGCAACAGTACCCACGGCCACCGCTTCGAAGCCGCTGTGGACCCGGTGGTCTTGAAAGACGCCGACAGCTACGCCGCCACGCTGTTGCAAGACGGCTCGGTGATCGCATCGTTTGAAGCGCGCAAGGCCGAGATCGCACGCCAGCTCGCCGCTGCGGCGGCCAAGCTCGGCGGTGGCTGCCAGCCGATTGAAGACGACGCCCTGCTCGAGGAAGTGACGGCCCTGGTCGAGCGACCCAACGTGCTCACCTGCTCGTTCGAAACCGAATACCTCGACGTGCCGCAGGAATGCCTGATCCTGACGATGAAGGCCAATCAAAAATACTTCCCGCTGCTGGACGCGCAGGGCAAGCTGACCAACCAGTTTCTGGTGGTCAGCAACATCAGCCCGGACGACGCCAGCGCCGTGATCCAGGGCAACGAGCGCGTCGTGCGCCCGCGCCTGGCCGACGCCAAATTCTTCTTCGACCAGGACCGCAAGAAGACACTGGCCTCGCGCGTCGAAGGCCTGGGCAAGGTGGTTTATCACAACAAGCTGGGCACGCAGGGCGAGCGCGTGGAGCGCGTGCGCGCCATCGCCAGGGCCATTGGCCAGCAACTGGGCGGCGATGTGTTGGCGAAAAGCGCCGACAGCGCAGCCCAACTGGCCAAGACCGATTTGCTGACCGACATGGTGGGTGAATTCCCCGAGCTGCAAGGCATCATGGGCGGCTACTACGCACGCTACGATGGCCTCAGCGAAGACATCGCCTTCGCTATCGAAGACCACTACAAGCCGCGCTTCGCTGGCGACGAGCTGCCACGCAACATGGCGGGTGTGGTCGTGGCGCTGGCCGACAAGCTGGAAACGCTGGTGGGCATGTTTGGTATCGGCAACCTGCCCACCGGTGACAAAGACCCGTTTGCGCTGCGGCGGCATGCCCTGGGCGTGATCCGCATGCTGGTGGAAAAGGACTTGGCACTGAACCTTGCGGACCTCATCGACATGGCTTCGGTGACGTTCGCTGGCATCAGCGAATTCAAGAAATCAGTGGTGATGGACGAGTTAGAAGGCAAGTTCATCTTCGACCGCCTCGCGGGTAGCCTTCGTGAACAGGGAGCAAGCGCTCAAGAGGTTGATGCTGTGCTCGCCCTTCGCCCCCAACGCCTGGCCGAAGTGAGTCAGCGCCTGAACGCCGTGCGCGCCTTCGCGGCCTTGGCCGAAGCGCCTGCGCTGGCTGCGGCCAACAAGCGCATTGGCAACATCCTGAAAAAATCGGAAGGCGAGGGCGCTGCGGTTGACGCGAGCCTGTTCGTGGAAGCGGCAGAGAAAGATCTCTACGCCGCCATGCAGGCCACGGTGCCTGTCGCCAACGGCCAGTTCGACGCGGGTGACTACACCAACAGCTTGCAGACGCTGGCCGCCTTGCGCACGCCGGTCGATGCTTTCTTTGATGGCGTGATGGTGAACGCAGAAGACCCCAAACTCAAGGCCAACCGCCTGGGCTTGCTGAAGCAATTGCACGAAGCCATGAACCGCGTGGCCGACCTCTCGCGTCTGGCCTCATGA
- the gmhB gene encoding D-glycero-beta-D-manno-heptose 1,7-bisphosphate 7-phosphatase has protein sequence MKLLILDRDGTLNRSRDDHVASADEWEALPGALEAVARLNQGGWRVVLATNQSGIGRGLFDMASLNAIHAKMHRQLAVAGARVDAVFFCPHAPEDGCHCRKPEPGLFEQVGSRYGIPLSTVPVAGNALRHVQAGTAAGCPSHLLLTGQSEHLRDFQGGVPEAGIKGMDASIMVHLDLPAFADWLLSQPEAVAVT, from the coding sequence ATGAAACTGCTCATCCTCGACCGCGACGGCACGCTCAACCGCAGCCGCGATGACCACGTGGCTTCGGCCGATGAGTGGGAGGCTTTGCCAGGCGCACTGGAGGCCGTGGCGCGGTTGAACCAGGGTGGCTGGCGGGTGGTTTTGGCGACCAACCAGAGCGGCATTGGCCGAGGCCTGTTCGACATGGCTTCGCTCAACGCCATTCACGCCAAGATGCACCGCCAGCTGGCCGTCGCCGGCGCCCGCGTGGACGCGGTGTTTTTCTGCCCTCATGCGCCCGAAGACGGCTGCCACTGCCGCAAACCGGAGCCCGGTCTGTTTGAACAGGTGGGCTCGCGCTACGGCATCCCCTTGTCCACGGTTCCGGTAGCGGGCAATGCTTTGCGCCATGTACAGGCCGGTACCGCAGCGGGTTGCCCGTCTCATTTGCTGCTCACCGGTCAATCGGAGCACCTGCGTGACTTTCAAGGGGGCGTGCCAGAGGCGGGCATCAAGGGCATGGACGCCAGCATCATGGTGCACCTCGACTTGCCAGCCTTCGCCGACTGGCTGCTCAGTCAGCCAGAAGCCGTTGCCGTCACCTGA
- a CDS encoding lysophospholipid acyltransferase family protein gives MKIVNFLRSVLHLLFMAITVIPWALAVMVAAPFMNSTKVYWMCARWLKLAVDGGTVILGIKNKVIGFENLPVGDKAPAVLLVKHQSLWETFCMAALMPHPLAFVFKKELLKVPFFGWAMARMDMIHIDRADGARAFIKVVQQGQRLLDQGTWVIMFPEGTRIERGQKGNYKSGGTRLAIRTGAPVIPIAVTSAKCWPKKAFIKTPGTVEFSIGKPISSEGREPDELMKEVEDWIEAEMHRLDPAAYVPPRATP, from the coding sequence ATGAAAATTGTCAATTTCCTGCGTTCCGTTTTGCACCTCCTGTTCATGGCGATCACGGTGATTCCCTGGGCATTGGCCGTGATGGTCGCTGCGCCCTTCATGAACAGCACCAAGGTCTACTGGATGTGCGCCCGCTGGCTCAAGCTGGCGGTGGACGGTGGCACCGTGATCCTGGGCATCAAGAACAAGGTGATCGGCTTTGAGAATTTGCCAGTAGGCGACAAGGCCCCGGCGGTCCTGCTGGTGAAACACCAGTCGCTCTGGGAAACGTTTTGCATGGCCGCCTTGATGCCCCATCCGCTGGCGTTCGTGTTCAAGAAAGAACTGCTGAAGGTGCCTTTTTTTGGCTGGGCCATGGCGCGCATGGACATGATCCACATCGACCGTGCCGACGGTGCACGGGCCTTCATCAAGGTGGTGCAACAGGGCCAGCGCCTGCTTGACCAGGGCACCTGGGTGATCATGTTTCCCGAAGGCACGCGAATCGAGCGCGGCCAGAAAGGCAACTACAAGAGCGGCGGCACGCGGCTGGCGATTCGCACTGGCGCGCCGGTGATTCCAATTGCCGTGACCTCGGCCAAATGCTGGCCGAAAAAAGCGTTCATCAAAACCCCTGGCACCGTGGAGTTTTCCATCGGCAAACCGATTTCGAGCGAAGGCCGTGAACCGGACGAGCTGATGAAAGAGGTAGAAGACTGGATCGAAGCAGAAATGCATCGCCTCGACCCCGCAGCATATGTCCCCCCCCGCGCCACGCCATAG
- a CDS encoding M48 family metallopeptidase translates to MKQLLQMAFDFLGGPDPVLPGKLSAPKATPSPEPTPSPEPRDPSAPPALPLSDVFQPATWHHPRANRLIMLGEVEVAYEFKRGKRKTIGLSVGKDGLTVSAPRWSPVGEVEALIRNKSAWVLEKLQKAHERVGEMAQAKTVWADGAEFDYLGERVRLLLDPAQASSHASAELQAAEGEEAMPTLRLGVAGNASETQVRDAAQAWLMRQAKRVFTQRLDHFAPQLGVTYSRLRLSSAGTRWGSASVDGTIRLNWRLVHLEMKMVDYVVVHELSHLRHMDHSANFWNVVAEVMPDHALRRRALKQSGLALED, encoded by the coding sequence ATGAAGCAGTTGTTGCAAATGGCGTTTGATTTTTTGGGTGGACCGGATCCGGTGTTGCCTGGGAAGTTGTCTGCGCCAAAGGCCACGCCATCGCCAGAACCCACGCCTTCTCCCGAGCCACGCGACCCCAGTGCGCCACCGGCGCTGCCGCTGTCCGATGTGTTCCAGCCCGCCACCTGGCACCACCCCCGCGCCAACCGTCTGATCATGTTGGGTGAAGTGGAGGTGGCTTACGAATTCAAGCGGGGCAAGCGCAAGACCATTGGCTTGTCGGTGGGCAAGGACGGCCTCACCGTCAGCGCGCCGCGCTGGTCACCGGTAGGTGAGGTGGAGGCGCTGATCCGCAACAAATCGGCCTGGGTGCTGGAGAAGCTGCAAAAGGCCCATGAACGGGTGGGCGAGATGGCGCAGGCGAAAACGGTGTGGGCCGATGGCGCGGAGTTCGACTATCTGGGCGAGCGCGTGCGCCTGTTGCTGGACCCGGCGCAGGCATCTTCTCACGCGAGCGCCGAGCTGCAAGCCGCCGAAGGCGAAGAAGCCATGCCCACGCTGCGCCTCGGTGTGGCCGGCAACGCCAGCGAAACCCAGGTGCGCGACGCCGCGCAGGCCTGGCTGATGCGGCAAGCCAAGCGGGTGTTCACCCAGCGGCTCGACCATTTCGCGCCGCAGCTGGGCGTGACCTACAGCCGCCTGCGCCTGTCCAGCGCCGGCACCCGCTGGGGCAGCGCCAGCGTGGACGGCACCATTCGCCTCAATTGGCGGTTGGTGCATCTGGAGATGAAGATGGTGGACTACGTGGTGGTGCACGAACTCAGCCATTTGCGCCACATGGACCACAGCGCCAACTTCTGGAACGTGGTGGCCGAGGTCATGCCCGATCACGCATTGCGCCGCCGCGCGCTCAAACAGTCGGGGCTGGCGCTGGAAGATTGA
- a CDS encoding DNA-binding transcriptional response regulator — translation MSIAAFAKAPKILLVDADNTVRGTVASVCRDLNVARVTQATSVSMAEQHLRTGRLSGLVLSMGEEVAALALLTRLRAGDFPCGPEVAVVVMAHECTADLARQLKALKVRRLLLQPFKLRDVIQTLEQLWEEGVGSSSGPGDSAVPEDSPEPVEPPEAAEPKAVAEDPGESGTAETIEQDSETPPDTSTEDAAEPTEADASA, via the coding sequence GTGAGCATTGCTGCGTTTGCTAAAGCACCCAAGATTTTGTTGGTGGACGCCGACAACACGGTCAGGGGAACGGTGGCATCCGTGTGCCGCGACCTGAATGTGGCGCGGGTGACCCAGGCCACCAGTGTGTCCATGGCCGAACAGCATTTGAGGACCGGGCGCTTGAGTGGTTTGGTGCTGTCCATGGGTGAAGAGGTGGCAGCACTGGCGTTGCTGACCCGGTTGCGGGCTGGCGACTTCCCCTGTGGACCCGAGGTCGCGGTGGTGGTGATGGCGCACGAATGCACAGCCGACCTGGCCCGGCAGCTCAAAGCGCTGAAGGTGCGCCGTTTGCTGTTGCAGCCTTTCAAGCTTCGCGATGTGATTCAGACGCTGGAGCAGCTGTGGGAGGAGGGCGTGGGATCGTCAAGCGGTCCCGGCGATTCAGCGGTTCCGGAGGATTCCCCTGAACCCGTGGAGCCTCCTGAAGCCGCCGAACCGAAGGCCGTGGCGGAGGACCCCGGTGAGTCCGGGACGGCGGAGACCATCGAACAGGATTCTGAAACCCCACCAGACACGTCGACCGAGGATGCCGCCGAGCCCACCGAGGCGGATGCCTCGGCCTGA
- a CDS encoding GAF domain-containing protein, which yields MIQPPLPHNEKKRLKSLRDLLILDTPPEERFDRLSAFAAKEFDVPMALVSLVDQDRQWFKSNFGVEASETPRDVSFCGHAVAQSTPLVVPDALADPRFADNPLVIGKPFVRFYAGAGLRLPYGQVVGTLCVMDRRPRAFDRLDVAVLCGLRDLVVEELFRREEALS from the coding sequence TTGATCCAACCACCCCTGCCTCACAACGAAAAAAAGCGCTTGAAATCGTTGCGCGACCTGCTCATTCTCGACACGCCACCTGAAGAGCGTTTCGACCGCCTTTCGGCCTTTGCCGCCAAGGAATTTGATGTGCCCATGGCCCTGGTCTCGCTGGTGGACCAGGACCGCCAATGGTTCAAATCGAACTTTGGCGTGGAGGCCAGCGAAACCCCTCGGGATGTTTCGTTTTGTGGGCACGCTGTGGCCCAGTCCACGCCTCTGGTGGTCCCTGATGCCCTGGCGGACCCGCGCTTCGCCGACAACCCGCTGGTCATCGGCAAGCCCTTTGTGCGTTTCTACGCTGGCGCAGGGCTCCGGTTGCCGTATGGCCAGGTGGTCGGCACCCTGTGTGTGATGGATCGCCGCCCGCGCGCTTTCGACCGCCTGGATGTGGCCGTGCTGTGCGGTTTGCGCGATCTGGTCGTTGAGGAACTGTTTCGGCGTGAGGAGGCCTTGTCGTGA